GGAAGTTCACGATGAAGCCAGCGCGATCGCCGCACAGCACCGGGTGCTTCTTGGTTGCTTCGCACAGTTTCACCACGGTGGCGGTGACGTCTGCTGCCGTGGCATCGGCGGAGACAACCTCGACGAGCTTCATGATTGGCGCAGGGTTGAAAAAGTGCATTCCAATGACGTCTGCGGGCCTACTCGTCGCAGCCGCGAGGGCTTCGATACTCAAGGAGGACGTGGTGGTTGCCAGGATCGCGCCGGGCTTGCAGACCCGATCCAACGAGGCGAACAGCTCGCTCTTGGTGTCGAAGTCCTCCACGATCGCCTCGACGACGATGTCGACGTCGGCAAGTCCGCCGTGGGTGGTGACGCCGGAGACACGAGCGAGCACTGCGTCGCGGTCCTCCTGGGTCATGCGGCCCTTGCCAACAGCGCGATCCAACGATTTCTCCAGCGCGGCCCGCACCTTGGCGACCTTCTCGTCGCTGCGAGCCACGTAGACCACCTGGTAGCCAGCCTTGGCAAACACCTCGATGATGCCGGTGGCCATGGTGCCGGTCCCGACCACACCGACCTTGGCGATCTCGCGAAGCGCGCCGGAATCCGAGTCAGCCTGTGCCGACTCCTGCGAGACGACCACGTCGGAACCAGGTGCCTCGTAGGTAAAGAAGCCGGCTCCCGCGGCGCGCCCGGTTTTGCCAGCCGCGACCAGTTCCGTGATCGCCGAGGACGCCTTGTGTCGGGTGTCCCCGCTCGCCTCATGCAGGGCGTCGAGTACCGCGGCCGCCACATCCAGACCGATGACGTCGAGTTGGGCCAGCGGACCGACTGGGTAGCCGCAGCCGTACCGCATCGACGCGTCGATGTCGTCGCGGGTCGCGTATTGCTGCTCCAGCATTCGCGCACCCTCGTTCAGGTAGGCGAGCCAGATCGCAGCGGCCAGCGCCTCAATCCCGGAACTCAAGGCCGCCCCTTCGGGCCCGGTGACCTTGAAGCCGGTACCTCCCAGCACTCCAGCCAAGCTGGCACTCCCGTCTGAAACACCGATGAGACCGGGATAGGGCGTGGCAGCGGACATGAAAGCTCCTTGTTTGTGGGCAACCTTGGTTGGGCGGAAATGGCCACCTGGCGACCTTTCCGTCGGTTACGAGTCTGGCAAATGACCCCAACCGGGCAGTTGTTAGGGTCGCCGGGTGCGCTTGGTGGTGGCAACTTGTTCGGTCGACTACGTCGGCAAACTGTCCGCACACTTGCCAATGGCCAAGCGACTACTCCTGCTGAAGTCCGACGGCTCGGTGTCAGTACACGCCGATGACCGGGCTTACAAGCCGTTGAACTGGATGAGTCCACCATGCTTCCTGACGGACCGGACCGACGGTTCGGGTAGCGGCACCTGGACGGTCGAAAACAAGACTGGCGACAGCTTGATCATCACGATAGATGAGGTTCATCACGACTCCAGGCACGAACTAGGGGTCGATCCAGGCTTGGTTAAGGACGGCGTGGAAGCCCACCTGCAGGAGCTGCTGGCCGAACAGGTTGGCACGTTCGGCCACGGCTGGCGCCTGGTTCGACGGGAGTTCCCGACGGCAATTGGCCCGGTCGATCTGATGTGCCGCGATGCCAACGGGGTAGCGGTAGCCGTGGAGATCAAACGCCGGGGGGAGATCGACGGCGTGGAGCAGCTGACGCGCTATCTGGAACTACTGAACCGCGATCCGCTGCTCGCCCCCGTTGTTGGAGTCTTTGCGGCGCAAGAGATCAAGCCGCAGGCACGGACACTGGCAGAAGATCGCGGAATTCGTTGCGTCGTTGTCGACTACGACTCATTGCGGGGTTTTGACGACCCCGACTCGCGATTGTTCTAGCGCCTGGCCGTTCTAGCGCCTGGCCGATCGCGCCTTGTCGGAACTGACGATCATGCGTCCGAACATCGCCGGACCTTCGTAGTAGGAGGTCGTCTTGTAGTTGTTCAACTCGACGCCGGTCCGCGGTGACGATGCATGGACGAAGGCACCGGTACCGGGATTGACGACCATGCCCACGTGATCGATCCGGCCGGGCAGATCGGTTCCGTTATTGAAGCGGAAGAAGATCATGTCACCAGGTTTCTCGTCGCCAGGCCGAATGGGAACGACCCAGCGGCGGTTAAGCGCTTGTTGGTTGGCCATCTGAATCGGCCACTTGGAACCGGCCTCGTGCCAGGCGCGCCAGATCAAACCGTTGCACGCATACGCGGGACCCGTTCCCACACCGTGCGTGTAGGGGTGTCCAAGCTGCGCGAGCGCAAATTTGACTGCAGCTTGGGCCTGCTTCGAGCCGCCAGCCGGGATCGTGCCGTCAAAGGAGGTCCCGACCATCCACAGACCCTCGCTCGCGTTGAGCCGGGTCTGAATGTCCAGCATCTTCATGTCGGCGGCATCCAACGCGGCCTGCGCCTTGGAGTTTAAGTCGGCAATCTCCTGCCTAAGAGCCTGCGCCTTGCCGAGCGCCTTGACTGCTCGATTGACCGTCTGGTTCTGCGATTGGTTTGAGTACTGAATCAACAGCTGCCGATCGGTGTAGTTCGTCAGGTCACCGCTGGACAAGGCATCGGTTTGCAGCAGGAATTGCGGGTCAATGCCAGCCTTGTACACCTCACGGGCGTAGTCGCCGAGGGACTCGCGCGCAGCCTGGACCTCACGCTGTTGGGAGGCGGCCTGCTTGCCCACCTTCGCGGCCTTGGTTCGGGCCGCGGCAGCGAATCGGGCTGCCTGGTTTCTGGCCGCCTCGGCCTCGGCAAGTTGGGCGCGCAACTGGTCGGCAACCGCCGGATCGAATGACACCGCACCCTGCGCTGCCACGGCCGGTGCGCCCGAGAGCCACGGACGGGGATCGATGGTTTGACCCGCGACGCGAACCTCAAAGTGCAGGTGCGGGCCGGTGGTGTTTCCAGTCGCACCAACCGCGCCGAGCACCTGACCGGCCTGAACGCGAGAGCCGACCGTGGTGGCGATCCGTGACTGGTGGGCGTACCAGGTTTGAACACCGTCCGGATGTTGGATTTCGGTGAGGTTTCCGTATGGACCACCGTTGCCGGTGAAGATCACCGTGCCAGCGGCGGCCGCCAGGATCGGCGTGCCGGCAGCGACGTGGAAGTCCTGGCCGGTGTGATGCCCGCTCGCCCACATCGGTCCCGCAGCACCGAACGGCGTTGCCCAGCCCCACGTTCCAGCAGGCAACGGGATGACCCGATCGTGTTTGAGCGGCGTACCCGTTCCCGCGTGCGGTTTGGGCTTTGCGAAGGCGGCGTCGGCGCTGGCGAGACCGAGCGCGCCCAGGAGGGAGACGCTCAGGCCTGCTGCGAGCGCGATCCGCGATGCGCGACCGATGGGTGAGTCGAACCGACTACCCACGATCACCTCCGGAGAACGACGAACCGCCTAGTACCTGGGTGCGGCGCACGATTCGCTGATCGCCGACAACGCGCACCCGCTGCGGACACAGAAGAGAAGCTTGACCCAGATACTGCGTTCAAGCAACACGGGACCCGATCCCGGTGGGCCGCACAGAGGTCAGTACGCCTCCGATGCGCCGCGCAGACCTAGACCACTGGGTATCGCGCGACTAGGCTCACCAGCGATGACCCGCAGGTGCCTATCTGAACGGAGTCCCCATGCGAATCGCGGTTCTAGGTACTGGCACGGTCGGTGCGACGTTGGCAAATCGGCTCTTGGAGTTGGGCCACAACGTCAGGATGGGTTCGCGCAGCGCCACCGGCGATGCCGTTCAGGAGTGGCTAGCCGCAGTGGACACCCAGTCGCCTGGGGAGGCCTCGATTGGGACCTTCGGTGACGCTGCTGCACATGG
This genomic window from Candidatus Nanopelagicales bacterium contains:
- the nucS gene encoding endonuclease NucS; translated protein: MRLVVATCSVDYVGKLSAHLPMAKRLLLLKSDGSVSVHADDRAYKPLNWMSPPCFLTDRTDGSGSGTWTVENKTGDSLIITIDEVHHDSRHELGVDPGLVKDGVEAHLQELLAEQVGTFGHGWRLVRREFPTAIGPVDLMCRDANGVAVAVEIKRRGEIDGVEQLTRYLELLNRDPLLAPVVGVFAAQEIKPQARTLAEDRGIRCVVVDYDSLRGFDDPDSRLF
- a CDS encoding NAD(P)-binding domain-containing protein; this encodes MSAATPYPGLIGVSDGSASLAGVLGGTGFKVTGPEGAALSSGIEALAAAIWLAYLNEGARMLEQQYATRDDIDASMRYGCGYPVGPLAQLDVIGLDVAAAVLDALHEASGDTRHKASSAITELVAAGKTGRAAGAGFFTYEAPGSDVVVSQESAQADSDSGALREIAKVGVVGTGTMATGIIEVFAKAGYQVVYVARSDEKVAKVRAALEKSLDRAVGKGRMTQEDRDAVLARVSGVTTHGGLADVDIVVEAIVEDFDTKSELFASLDRVCKPGAILATTTSSLSIEALAAATSRPADVIGMHFFNPAPIMKLVEVVSADATAADVTATVVKLCEATKKHPVLCGDRAGFIVNF
- a CDS encoding peptidoglycan DD-metalloendopeptidase family protein, translating into MGSRFDSPIGRASRIALAAGLSVSLLGALGLASADAAFAKPKPHAGTGTPLKHDRVIPLPAGTWGWATPFGAAGPMWASGHHTGQDFHVAAGTPILAAAAGTVIFTGNGGPYGNLTEIQHPDGVQTWYAHQSRIATTVGSRVQAGQVLGAVGATGNTTGPHLHFEVRVAGQTIDPRPWLSGAPAVAAQGAVSFDPAVADQLRAQLAEAEAARNQAARFAAAARTKAAKVGKQAASQQREVQAARESLGDYAREVYKAGIDPQFLLQTDALSSGDLTNYTDRQLLIQYSNQSQNQTVNRAVKALGKAQALRQEIADLNSKAQAALDAADMKMLDIQTRLNASEGLWMVGTSFDGTIPAGGSKQAQAAVKFALAQLGHPYTHGVGTGPAYACNGLIWRAWHEAGSKWPIQMANQQALNRRWVVPIRPGDEKPGDMIFFRFNNGTDLPGRIDHVGMVVNPGTGAFVHASSPRTGVELNNYKTTSYYEGPAMFGRMIVSSDKARSARR